Within Massilia endophytica, the genomic segment CCTGGCGCGAGTTCGAGCATGTGTCCGCTGAGCGCCTGATTTCCGGCCAGGGCATCGAGCTGGTGTACCGCGCGCTGGCGGACTACCGCAAGCAGCCAGCCGAGGCTCTCAACGCCGCCGAGATCGCCCGCCGCGCGCTGGCCGGCGAGTGCCCGCTGTGCGACGAGGTGGTGGAGACTTTCTGCGCCATGCTGGCCACCGTCGCGGGCAACCTGGGCGTGACCCTGGGCGCGCAGGGCGGCATCTATATCGGCGGCGGCATCGTGCCGCGCCTGGGCGAGCGTTTCGATAAGTCCGGCTTCCGCGCCCGCTTCGAGGCGAAGGGCCGCTTCCGCAATTATCTGGCCGCGATCCCGACCTATGTGATCACGGCCGAGTATCCGGCTTTCGTGGGCGTGTCCGCCATCCTCGCCGAGCGCCTCGCGGGCCACTAAGCGAAAGACGCTTTCACCGCGAATTGCACTTTTCGCGGTTTTATCAGGTACAATGATTCCAGTTGGATGAAACGGCGCCGCTCGTTCCTTGGTGCGCCGATTGGTTTTCGCCCCGAAAACACTTCTCTCCACCTGTGATCCTCGCCCCGGCGCGCAGCGGCCCGGCGCCTTCTTGCAATAGATTTGCAACCACAAGATTGCTATGAGTACTGTTGAGGCGAAAAAAGTCCTCGAAACCGCGCTGCTATGCGCTCGCGAGCCATTGTCGGTCCACAGCCTGAAGAAGCTGTTCGTCGAAGTCGACGACCAGGGCAATCCGCTGGAGGAGGGCCTGTCCTCCGATGCGATCAAGGCCATGCTGGAGGAGTTGCGCCAGGAGTGGCAGGACGAGGGAGTGGAGCTGGTGGGACTGTCCACCGGCTGGCGCTTCCAGAGCAAGCCGGAAATGAAGCTGTACCTGGACCGGCTGAATCCCGAGAAGCCCCAGAAGTATTCGCGGGCCACGCTGGAGACGCTGGCGATCATCGCCTACCGCCAGCCCGTGACCCGGGGCGATATCGAGGAGATCCGCGGCGTTGCCGTGAATTCCCAGACGATCAAGATGCTGGAAGACCGCGGATGGGTCGATGTGGTCGGCCACCGCGATGTGCTGGGACGCCCCGCGCTGCTGGGCACCACGAAGCAGTTCCTGGATGACCTGGGCCTGAACTCCCTGGCCCAGCTGCCGCCGCTGCAGGAAATCAGCGACGGCAAGAGCACGAATTCGATGGAGGCGCTCGAAGCGGCGCTGCAGGAGAATTTTGAAAAGGCAGCCGTGGCTGTCGAGGTTTCCGATGATGTCGCGCCCGACGAGGCGCCGGTGGCAGAGGCCCCGGTGCAGGAAGCGGACGCCGAAGCTGAGTCAACGCAAGATACTAATAATGAACAACACTGATAACACCAACGAGACCGGCGTTCCGGCCGCCGAACCCGCAGCCGCGAAGCCGAAGCGCCGCACCAAGGCCCAGATCGAGGCCGACAAGGCCGCAGCGCTGGCCGCAGGCGAGGAGCCGAAGCCGAAACGCCGCAGCAGCAAGGCCGCCGCCGAAGCCGCGCCTGCCGCTGCCGAAGCTGCCGCTCCCGCAGCCGAGGCGCCCGTGAAGAAGCCGCGCGCCAAATCCGTCAAGGCCGCCGTGCCGGAGGAGACGCCAGCCGCAGCGCCTGCTGCCGCCGAAGCCGCCGCCGCGCCTGCGGAGACTGGCGAAGCCCCGAAAGCCCGTCCGCCGCGCGGCCCGCGCCAGATGCGCGAACAGCGCGCCCTGCGCGAAGCCGAAAAAGCCGCCGCCCAGCCTGCTGTGGAAGCTGCCGCCGAGGCCGTAGCGCCGGCCGCCGCCGAAGGCGCCGAGTCCGCCGCATCCCAGGAGCGCAAGCACGAGCAGCGCCAGGGCAAGCACGGCAAGAAAGGCCGCAACAAGGGCAAGCAGAACGCCCAGCAGAAGCAGGGCCAGAAACAGGGCGGCGCCAAGGTCAGCGACGCCGACGCGGTATTCTCCTACGTGACCTCGGAAGCCTTCGACCGCGACGAGCCCGTGAAGGGCAAGCAGCCGCAGAAGGCCGTGCGCCGCGACCTCACCGCCGAAGACGATGCGCCCAAGCTGCACAAGGTGCTGGCTGAGGCGGGCCTGGGTTCGCGCCGCGATATGGAAGAGCTGATCGTGGCGGGCCGCGTGTCCGTGAACGGCGAGCCGGCCCATATCGGCCAGCGCATCCTGCCCACCGACGCCGTGCGCATCAACGGCAAGCTGATCCAGCGCAAGGTGAGCAAGAAGCCGCCGCGCGTGCTGGTCTACCACAAGCCTGCGGGCGAGATCGTGTCGCACGACGACCCGGATGGCCGTCCTTCCGTCTTCGACCGCCTGCCGACCATGAAAACCGGCAAGTGGCTGGCCGTGGGCCGCCTGGACTTCAACACCGAAGGCCTGCTGCTGTTTACCACCAGCGGCGACCTGGCGAACCGCCTGATGCACCCGCGCTACAACATCGACCGCGAATACGCCGTGCGTACCCTGGGCGAGCTGGAAGAGGGCATGCGCCAGAAGCTGCTGGCGGGCGTGGAGCTGGAAGACGGCATGGCGCAGTTCTCCAAGATCGCCGACGGCGGCGGCGAAGGCGTCAACAAGTGGTATCGCGTGGTGATCGGCGAAGGCCGCAACCGCGAGGTGCGCCGCATGTTCGAGTCCGTGGGCCTGACCGTGTCGCGCCTGATCCGTACCCGTTACGGCGCCATGACCCTGCCAAGCAACCTGAAGCGTGGTCGCTGGGAAGAGATGGAAGAAAATTCGGTGCGCGACCTGATGGCGGCGGTGGGCGTCGAGAAGAAGCAGCCCGGCGGCGACAGCGCCAGGAATGGCAATGGCAAGAAGCCGGGCCAGGGCCAGGGCCAGGGCCAGAACCGCGAGCGCGGCGAGCAGAATTTCAACCGCATGGACGTGAGCAACAAGAACGCCGATCCTTTCCCGCAGGCGCCGCGCCGCGGCGGCCAGGGCCAGGGCAGCTACTTTGGCGGCGGCTCCGGCCGCCCGGGGGGCCGTCCCCAGGGCGGCGGCTTCGGCGGTGGCCGTGCCGCTTTCGGCGAACAGGGCGGCCGTCCCGGCGGCCAGCCGGGCAAGGCCAAGGGCCCGCGCCAGCCGGATCCGCTGCAGACCACCTTCGGCTTCGGCGGCGCCGGCCAGCCCCGCCGCAACCGGGGCGGGGCCATGGACCACGGCATGCCGCGCCGCCGCAAGGGCTGATGTTGATAGTGTTGCAATGCCGCCGCGCGGCCTGTTCCGCGATCTGTGCGGCATTGCAGCGAAGTCAATAAGACGCTATAATAAGCAGCCTAGTAAAAAGTAGTTCTTTGCAGTAGTTGTTGCTGAGAGTGCTTTCATCTGGCTGCAGTGACAAAAAGATGGGCAGATGCCCATTTTTTTTTTGGTGAACCGTTTTTGGAGATTTTCTTTGCAACTGCCGGAACTCATTGAGACCACCGTCGCGGGTCTGGGCTACGAACTGGTCGATTTCGAAAGGGCCGAGCGTGGACTGCTGCGCGTGTATATCGATTTCACGGCAGAGGATGCGGAAGAAAAGGGCCCCATCACGGTGGAAGACTGCGCCAAGGTCAGCCATCAGCTCTCGCACGTGCTCACGGTGGAGAACGTGCCCTATGAGCGGCTCGAAATTTCCTCGCCCGGCCTGGACCGGCCGCTGCGCAAGCTCTCCGACTTCGAGCGCTTCGCGGGCAGCGAGGCGATCGTGAAGCTGCGCATGGCGGTGCCGGGCACCGGCAACCGCAAGTCCTACCAGGGCATCCTGCAGGAGCCCGAGGGCGAGCAGCTGGGTATTGAATTTGAAGGTAACGAAGGTCCTGCGGTGCTGAATTTCACGCTCGCGGATTTGGATAAGGCACGCTTGGTGCCACAGGTGGATTTTAGGAGCCGCAAAGCATGAGTCGCGAAGTTTTGTTATTGGTGGATGCGCTGGCGCGCGAGAAGAACGTCGACAAGGACGTGGTATTCGGCGCACTGGAATTCGCATTGGCGCAAGCCACGAAGAAGCGCTATGAAGGCGAAGTGGATATCCGCGTCTCGATCGACCGCGAAAGCGGCGAGTTCGAGTCCTTCCGCCGCTGGCACGTGGTTCCTGACGAAGCGGGCCTGCAGCTGCCTGACCAGGAAGTGCTGCTGTTCGAGGCCAAGGAACAGATCCCCGATATCGAAGTCGACGAATACATCGAAGAGCCGATCGAGTCCGTGGAATTCGGCCGCCGCTTCGCGCAGGACACCAAGCAGGTGGTGCTGCAGCGCGTGCGCGACGCCGAGCGAGAGCAGATCCTGGCCGACTTCCTGGAGCGCGGCGACGCCCTCGTGACCGGCACCATCAAGCGCATGGAGCGCGGCGATGCCATCGTGGAATCGGGCAAGATCGAAGCGCGCCTGCCGCGCGACCAGATGATCCCGAAGGAGAACCTGCGTATCGGCGACCGCGTGCGCGCCTACATCCTGCGCGTGGACCGCAATATGCGCGGCCCGCAGGTCATCCTGTCGCGCACCGCGCCCGAATTCATCATGAAGCTCTTCGAGCTGGAAGTGCCGGAGATCGAACAGGGCATGCTGGAGATCAAATCCGCCGCCCGCGACGCCGGTGTGCGCGCCAAGATCGCCGTGTACACTGCGGACAAGCGCATCGACCCGATCGGCACCTGCGTCGGCATGCGCGGTTCGCGCGTGCAGGCCGTGACCGGTGAACTGGGCGGCGAGCGCGTGGACATCGTGCTGTGGTCCGACGATCCGGCCCAGTTCGTGATCGGCGCCCTGGCCCCGGCCAACGTGTCCTCGATCATGGTGGACGAAGAGAAGCACGCCATGGACGTGGTGGTGGACGAAGAGAACCTGGCGATCGCCATCGGCCGCTCCGGCCAGAACGTGCGCCTGGCCTCCGAGCTGACCGGCTGGAAGATCAATATCATGACCGCCGAGGAGTCCGCCGACAAGGTGGCTCAGGAAACGGCCGCTACCCGCGCCCTGTTCATGGAAAAGCTGGATGTGGACCAGGAAGTGGCCGACATCCTGGTGGAAGAAGGCTTCTCCAGCCTGGAAGAAATCGCCTACGTGCCGATTTCCGAGATGCTGGAAATCGAAGCATTCGACGAAGACACCGTCAACGAACTGCGTACCCGCGCCCGCGACGCCCTGGTGACCGAAGCCATTGCTTCGGAAGAGGGCCTGGAAGGCATGGAAGAAGCGCTGGTTGGCCTGGAAGGCATGGACCGCGTCACCGCGGGCAAGCTTGGCCTGGCCGGCATCAAGACGCTGGAGCAGTTTGCGGGTCTGGCCTACGACGAATTCGGCGCCATCCTGGCCCTGTCGACCGACCGCGCACGAGAACTGATTAAATCTGAGTTTGAAGATGTGACCGATGATGAAATGAAGCTGGTCGATGCGAAGTACGACGACCGCGCCAAGGCCCTGCAAGGCAAGGCCTGGGCGGCAGCCGAATCCGCAAAGGCCTGAGTAGCACCCATATCATCTACGCGACACATAGAAAAGAGGACTGAATGGCGAGTAACAACGTAGCCCAATTTGCCACCGAACTGAAGATGCCTGCAGATCTGCTGCTGACGCAGCTGCGTTCTGCTGGCGTCGAAAAAAGTTCGGCGTCAGATCCATTGTCGAAAGATGATAAGGACAAGCTGCTGGAACACCTGCGCCGCACCCACGGCGCGGGCGAACAAACCGAAAAGAAGAAAATCACGCTGACCCGCAAGGAAACCACCGAGATCAAGCAGGCCGACGCCACCGGCAAGTCGCGCACGATCCAGGTGGAGGTCCGCAAGAAGCGCACCTTCGTGCAGCGCGATGACCTGACCACGACCGCCGCCGCCGCGGCCTCCGCACCGGCCGCGCCGGTGATCGACGCCGCCGAACGCGCGCGCCGCGAGGAAGAGGCGCGCCGCCAGGCCGAGCTGATCGCCCGCCAGGAAGCGGAACTGAAGGAAAAGCAGGAGCGCCTGGCCAAGCTGGACGCCGAGAAGGAAGCCCAGGCCAAGGCCACCGCCGCGGCCGAAGCGGAAGCGAAGAAGCTGGCCGAAGCCGAAGCGAAGAAAGCCGCTGCCGAGAAGGCCGCTGCGGAGAAGGCCGGCGCCGATGCCGCCGCCACCGCCGCCGCCGACAAGAAGCGCCAGGCCGATGCCGAGGAAGCGAAGAAGAAGGCCGAAGCCGCTGCCAAGGAAGCGGCCGAACGCGCCGAGGCGACCGAGCGCGCACGCAAGGCCGTGGCCGACGAAGTGGCCCAGATCAAGGCCATGATGAACGCGCCGCGCCGCGTGGTGAAGGCGCCGGAACCGGCGCCCGCCGCGGCCAAGCCGAAGACTGCCGAAGGCACGCTGCACAAGCCTGCGGACAAGAAGCCCGCAGCCGGTGCAACGGCCGAGAAGAAGGACGACGCCAAGAAGGGCGACAAGAAGTCGATCAAGTCGGCCAATGTCTCCTCGACCTGGTCGGACGACGCCAAGAAGCGCGGCGCGCCCGGCGGCGGCCTGAAGGGCCGCGGCAATGCCGCAGCGCCGACCGGCCGCGACGGCTGGCGCAGCGGCGGCAAGGGCCGCCGCAACTCGCACCACGAGGAGCGCGAATCGAACTTCCAGGCGCCGACCGAAGCCATCGTCAAGGAAGTGCACGTGCCGGAGACCATCACGGTCGCCGAGCTGGCGCACAAGATGTCCGTCAAGGCCTCCGAGGTGATCAAGCAGCTGATGAAGCTGGGCCAGATGTGCACCATCAACCAGGTGCTGGACCAGGAAACGGCGATGATCGTGGTGGAAGAGATGGGCCACAAGGCCTTCGCCGCCGCCGTGGACGATCCCGAAGCGCTGCTGGCCGACCAGGGCGAGCACGCCCACTTCGAGTCCTCGCCGCGCGCGCCGGTGGTGACCGTCATGGGCCACGTCGACCACGGCAAGACCTCGCTGCTGGACTACATCCGCCGCGCCAAGGTGGCCTCGGGTGAAGCGGGCGGCATTACGCAGCACATCGGCGCCTACCACGTCGATACGCCGCGCGGCATGATCACCTTCCTCGATACGCCGGGTCACGAGGCCTTCACGGCCATGCGTGCACGCGGCGCCAAGGCGACCGACATCGTGATCCTGGTGGTGGCTGCCGACGACGGCGTGATGCCGCAGACGAAGGAAGCGATCGCCCACGCGAAAGCCGCGGGCGTGCCGCTGGTGGTGGCGATCAACAAGATCGACAAGCCGGGCGGCAACCTCGAACGCGTGACGCAGGAACTGATCGCCGAAGGCGTGGTGCCGGAAGAATACGGCGGCGATTCGCCGTTCGTGCCGGTGTCCGCGAAGACCGGCCAGGGCATCGACTCCCTGCTGGAGAACGTGCTGCTGCAGGCCGAAGTGCTGGAACTGAAAGCCCCCGTGGAAGCGCCCGCGCGCGGCCTGGTGGTGGAAGCGCGCCTGGACAAGGGCCGCGGTCCCGTGGCCACGATCCTGGTGCAATCGGGCACCCTGAAGCGCGGCGACGTCGTGCTGGCCGGCTCCTCCTATGGCCGCGTGCGCGCCATGCTGGACGAGAACGGCAAGGCGATCAACGAGGCCGGTCCTTCCATTCCGGTGGAGATCCAGGGCCTGACCGAAGTGCCGGCCGCCGGCGAAGAAGCCATGGTGATGGCGGACGAGCGCAAGGCGCGCGAGATCGGCCTGTTCCGTCAAGGTAAGTTCCGCGACGTGAAGCTGGCCAAGCAGCAGGCCGCAAAGCTGGAGAACATGTTCGACCAGATGGCCGAAGGCGAAGTGAAGAACCTGCCGCTGATCGTCAAGACCGACGTGCAGGGTTCGCAGGAAGCGCTGGTGGGCTCCCTGCAGAAGCTCTCGACCTCCGAAGTGCGCGTGCAGATCGTGCACGCCGCGGTGGGCGGCATCTCGGAATCGGACGTCAACCTGGCAGTTGCGTCGAAGGCCGTCATCATCGGCTTCAACGCCCGTGCCGATGCGCAGGCGCGCAAGCTGGCCGAGGCCAACGGTGTGGATATCCGCTACTACAACATCATCTACGACGCGATCGAAGAGGTGAAGGCGGCGATGTCGGGCATGCTGGCGCCGGAGAAGCGCGAGCACGTCACCGGCCAGGTGGAAATCCGCCAGGTCATCCTGGTGTCCAAGGTCGGCGCGATTGCGGGCTGCCTGGTCACGGACGGCGTGGTCAAGCGCTCCTCGTCCGTACGCCTGCTGCGCAACAACATCGTGGTGTGGACCGGCGAGATCGACTCGCTCAAGCGCTTCAAGGACGACGCGAAAGAAGTGCGCGCCGGCCTGGAATGCGGCCTGTCGCTCAAGGGCTACAACGACATCGAAGTCGGCGATACGCTGGAAGTCTTCGAAGTGCAGGAAATCGCCCGTACGCTGTAAGGCGTCTGGCAGCACACACGTGGCGGGCGCCGCCCGTCCTGCGCAAGAGCGTGGGGCAGGGCGGCGCCCGCCAGTATTTTTACCGGTAATACATCATGGCCAAACATAGCAAATCCATCCCGGCGCGCGGCCTGCGCGTGGCCGACCAGATCCAGAAAGACCTGTCCGAGCTGATCGCCTTCGAACTGAAGGACCCGCGCGTGGGCATGATCACGCTGGCCGAAGTCCAGCTCACGCCGGACTACGCGCACGCCAAGATCTACTTCACGATGCTGAAGGACGATCCCGAGTCCGTGAAGAACACGCTGGCGGGGCTCAACGCCGCGGCGGGCTACCTGCGCAACCAGCTGGGCAAGCGCCTGCACATCCATACCCTGCCGCAGCTGCACTTCGTGCACGATACCTCGGCGGCGCGCGGCATGGCCATATCGGCCCTGATCGACCAGGCCAACGCCTCCCGCGCGGCCGACGCCGACGAGCAGGAATGACGCAGGCGAAGGTCAAGCGCGTCCGCGACCTCGTGGACGGCGTGCTGCTGCTCGACAAGCCGGTAGGCCTGTCGTCGAACGATGCCCTGATCAAGGCCAAGCGGGTCTTCAACGCGAAGAAGGCGGGCCATACCGGCACCCTCGATCCCTTTGCGACGGGCCTGCTGCCCCTGTGCTTCGGCGAAGCCACCAAGTTCTCGCAGGACCTGCTGGAGGCGGACAAGACCTACCTCACGACCGTGCATCTCGGCGTGCGCACGGACACGGGCGACACCGAAGGCCAGGTGCTGGAAACGCGCGAGGTGAACGTCACCGAGGCGCAGATCGCGGAGGTGCTGGCGCGCTTCCGCGGCCCCATTGCCCAGGTGCCGCCGATGTACTCGGCCCTGAAGCGCGACGGCAAGCCCCTGTACGAATACGCGCGCGAAGGCATCGTGCTCGAACGCGAGGCGCGGCAGGTGGTGATCCACAAGCTGGAGCTGGTCTCCTACGAGGCGCCCTACCTGAAGCTGGAAGTCAGCTGCAGCAAGGGCACCTATATCCGCGTGCTGGGCGAAGACATCGGCGCGGCGCTGGGCTGCGGCGCCCACCTGAACGCCCTGCGGCGCATCCAGGTCGGCGCGCTGAAGGCCGAGCACATGGTCACGCTGGAAGAGCTGACTGCGCATGCGGCGCCATTGACCCTGCTGTCGCCGGTGGACGCATTGCTGTCCAGTTTCCCCGCTGTCGAGCTGACGCCCGAGCTGGCGAAGCGCTTCCTGCAAGGCCAGCGCCTGCCGCTGGGCAAGGAGCCCGCCGTCACGGTGCCCGGGCACAAGGGCCGCGTGCGCGTCTACAGCGACGGCCGCCTGCTCGGCACAGCCCAGCTGCAGGACTTCTCCATTCTCGCACCCGAACGCCTTATCGCCGCCCAGTAGCTGGTTGCGTGCGGTGCAGCATGCTATACTAGTGGGTTCAGTGCACCCGCACTCGCAGTTTTTCTGTCAATACATCCATCATGTCTAATACTAAACGCGCAATTCGTAATATCGCCATCATCGCTCACGTTGACCATGGCAAGACCACCCTCGTGGACCAGCTGCTGCGCCAGTCGGGCACCTTCCGCGAAAACCAGCAGGTCGATACCCGCGTCATGGACTCGAACGATCTCGAAAAAGAGCGCGGCATTACGATTCTGTCGAAGAATTGCGCAGTCGAGTACGAGGGCACGCACATCAACATCGTCGACACCCCCGGCCACGCCGACTTCGGCGGCGAGGTGGAGCGCGTGCTGTCCATGGTGGACTCGGTGCTGCTGCTGGTCGACGCCCAGGAAGGCCCGATGCCGCAGACCCGCTTCGTGACCCGCAAGGCGCTGGCCCTGGGCCTGAAGCCTATCGTCGTGGTGAACAAGATCGACCGTCCGGGCGCGCGCGCCGACTGGGCCATCAACCAGACCTTCGAACTGTTCGACAAGCTGGGCGCCACCGATGAACAGCTGGACTTCCCCATCGTCTACGCCTCGGGCCTGAACGGCTACGCCGGCATGACCGAAGACGTGCGCGGCGGCGACATGAAGCCGCTGTTCGAAGCCATCCTGAAGTACGTGCCGGTGCGCGACGACAATCCGGACGGCCCGCTGCAGATGCAGATCACTTCCCTCGACTACTCCTCCTACGTGGGCAAGATCGGCATCGGCCGCGTGTCCCGCGGCCGCATCAAGGCCGGCCAGGACGTGGTGGTGGTGGACGGCCCCGGCGCAACCCCGATCAAAGGCCGCGTCAACCAGGTGCTGAACTTCAAGGGCCTGGAGCGCGTGCTGGTGGACGAAGCCGTCGCCGGCGACATCATCCTGATCAACGGTATCGAGGAAATCGGCATCGGCTCCACCGTCTGCGCCGTGGACACTCCTGACCCGCTGCCGATGCTGACCGTCGACGAGCCCACCCTGACCATGAACTTCATGGTCAACACCTCGCCGCTGGCTGGCCGCGAAGGCAAGTTCGTGACCTCGCGCCAGCTGCGCGACCGCCTGGACAAGGAACTGAAATCGAACGTGGCGCTGCGCGTTGCGCCGACCGACGACGACACGATCTTCGAAGTGTCCGGCCGCGGCGAACTGCACCTGACCATCCTGCTGGAGAACATGCGCCGCGAAGGCTTTGAGCTGGCCGTGTCGCGTCCGCGCGTGGTGTTCAAGATGGTGGACGGCGTGCGCCACGAGCCCTACGAGATGCTGAGCGTCGACGTGGAAGAGGCGAACCAGGGCGGCGTGATGGAAGAACTGGGCCGCCGCCGTGGCGACCTGCAGAACATGGAATCGGACGGCAAGGGCCGCGTGCGCCTCGAGTACCGCATTCCTGCCCGTGGCCTGATCGGCTTCCAGGGCGACTTCATGACCCTGACCCGCGGCACCGGCCTGATGAGCCACGTGTTCGACGCCTACGCTCCGGTCGATACCAGCAAGGGCGAACTGGCGGGCCGCCGCAATGGCGTGCTGATCTCGCAGGACGACGGCGCCGCCGTCGCCTACGCCCTGTGGAAACTGCAGGACCGCGGCCGCATGTTCGTGTCGCACAACGACCCTGTGTACGAAGGCATGATCATCGGTATCCACTCGCGCGACAACGACCTGGTGGTGAACCCGATCAAGGGCAAGCAGCTGACCAACGTGCGCGCCTCGGGCACCGACGAAGCCGTGCGCCTGGTGCCGCCGATCCAGCTGTCGCTGGAATACGCCGTGGAGTTCATCGAGGACGACGAGCTGGTGGAAATCACGCCGAAGTCGATCCGCCTGCGCAAGCGCTTCCTGAAGGAGCATGAGCGCAAGAAGGCCTCGCGCGAAGGCGCGTAAGCGCCGGGATAATCCGTCGCTCCCGCGCAGGCGGGAGCCCAGGAGCGCCACGACAAACCCCTGGGTTCCTGCCTTCGCGGGAACGACGGGGTTTTTTCGTTAACGGCCCATCGGCATCGCGCCGGGTGGCGGCCCCATGCCCGGCCCACCCTGGCGCACCATCATGCCATCCGGTCCGCCGAAGCGGTAGGACAGGCCGAGGTAAGCCACACGCCCGTCGAAGCGGCGCAGGCTGTGCTCGCGCAGCATGGCGGTATTGGTGATGACTTCGATCTCGCGCGTGGAGAACACGTCGCTCACATTCAGCACCGTTGCCAGGCGCGGCGTGAAGCTGTGGCGCCAGGTGGCGCTGACCATGTTGCTCGGCTGGCGGTAGCCTTGGCCCAGCAGGGTTTTGCCCTGCGCCTGGATGGCAGTCTGCAGCATGTCGGCAGGCGTGGCCTGCCAGTTCAGGCGGAACTGGCCGGTGAGGGCGGTGGCCGTGTGCTTCGCGTCCGGCTGGCCGGCCACGGCCACGTTCTGTTCGATGAAGGCGAGGTTGCCGCTCGTGTTCAAGGTGAGGGTAGGCGTCACCTTGCCGCTCAAGGTGAATTCGAGGCCGCCGGAACGGTTGCTGCCCACATTGTCGCGCGTGGTCAGCAGCACGGTCTCGCTGATGAAGACCTTGCGTTCCAGGATGGAGTCGCTCTCCTTGCGGTAGTAGCCGCGCAGGTTGGTGTTCACGGCGCCGAACTTCGTTTCGTAGCCCAGTTCGAAGGAATCGGTCTCGGCGGGCTTCAGCTGCGGGTTGCCGGAGGAGACATTGAACTCGTCGCCATAGCGCACGAAGGGATTCAGGTCGCCCGCGCCGGGACGGCGGATGCGGTGAGCATAGGCGAAGCGGATATTGGCGTCCTCGGTGGCCTTGTAGGTGGCGAAGAAGCTCGGAATCACGTTGAAGTAGCTGTTCTTCGCGAAGATCTGCGTGGTGAACTGGCGGATGTCCGCATCCGTGTATTCGGCGCGCAGGCCGCCCTGCATGCCCCAGCGCTCGTTCAGGCGCATCTGGTAGGAGCCGTAGAGCGCATACACCGACTCCTTCAGCTGGAACAGGTTGGTGCGCATGGCGTTCACCACCTCGGCCTGCGTGGCAGGGTTGATGTCGAAGTAGCGGTAGTCGAGCGTGTTGCGGTTGCTCGCCACCTTGTAGCCGAGCTTCAGGATGCCTTGCTCGTCCGGCCGCTCGTAGTCGCCCGTGAAATCGGCGATGCGGTTCCCGTTGCGCGTATCCTGGCCGCTGCGCGCGTCGGGCAGGCCGCGGGGATTGACGGTGTAGCTGTTGCGGTAGCCGTAATCGCCCGTGGTCTCCGAGCCGGAGATGCGCAGGTCCACTTTCAGGTTCTCGCCTTGCAGCTCGCCCTTGTGGTCCCAGCGCCCGCCCACCGCGTAATTGCGGCTGCTGCCTTCGCGCTGCGAGCTGCGGAGGTAGTCCTCCACCGTGCTCCCGTCTTCGCCGAGCGTGCGGTAGCGGTTCCAGTCGCTGCCGTCGTTGGTGCGGAAGGCGAGATTGAGGTTCGCGTTCAGCGTGTCCTTGTCGCCCAGGTTGTAGCGGTAGGCGCCGAACATGCCCGCCGATTCGTTCATGCCCTTGCCGCTCGAATCCACGGTGCTGCGCGTGATGGCGCCCGTGACGGGATGGATGCGCTCGCGGCGCGTCTCGCCCACCGAATCCAGTCCATCGCGCCGCAGGAACATGCCGCCCTGAACGCCATGGCGGCCCTCGTTGTAGCTGCCGTTGAGGGAGCTGTTGTAGCGGCCATCGGGGCCCGCATTCGCATTCACGACGCCGAAGCCGCCCGCGCGCCGCTCGCGCCGCATCACCAGGTTCAGGATGGGACCGCCGCCGCCTTCGTTGCCGAACTGCGCGCCGGGATTGTTGATCACTTCAACGGATTCGATATCGTCAGACGGAATCGATTGCAGGGCAGGGCCGCGGTT encodes:
- the scpB gene encoding SMC-Scp complex subunit ScpB; amino-acid sequence: MSTVEAKKVLETALLCAREPLSVHSLKKLFVEVDDQGNPLEEGLSSDAIKAMLEELRQEWQDEGVELVGLSTGWRFQSKPEMKLYLDRLNPEKPQKYSRATLETLAIIAYRQPVTRGDIEEIRGVAVNSQTIKMLEDRGWVDVVGHRDVLGRPALLGTTKQFLDDLGLNSLAQLPPLQEISDGKSTNSMEALEAALQENFEKAAVAVEVSDDVAPDEAPVAEAPVQEADAEAESTQDTNNEQH
- the rluB gene encoding 23S rRNA pseudouridine(2605) synthase RluB produces the protein MNNTDNTNETGVPAAEPAAAKPKRRTKAQIEADKAAALAAGEEPKPKRRSSKAAAEAAPAAAEAAAPAAEAPVKKPRAKSVKAAVPEETPAAAPAAAEAAAAPAETGEAPKARPPRGPRQMREQRALREAEKAAAQPAVEAAAEAVAPAAAEGAESAASQERKHEQRQGKHGKKGRNKGKQNAQQKQGQKQGGAKVSDADAVFSYVTSEAFDRDEPVKGKQPQKAVRRDLTAEDDAPKLHKVLAEAGLGSRRDMEELIVAGRVSVNGEPAHIGQRILPTDAVRINGKLIQRKVSKKPPRVLVYHKPAGEIVSHDDPDGRPSVFDRLPTMKTGKWLAVGRLDFNTEGLLLFTTSGDLANRLMHPRYNIDREYAVRTLGELEEGMRQKLLAGVELEDGMAQFSKIADGGGEGVNKWYRVVIGEGRNREVRRMFESVGLTVSRLIRTRYGAMTLPSNLKRGRWEEMEENSVRDLMAAVGVEKKQPGGDSARNGNGKKPGQGQGQGQNRERGEQNFNRMDVSNKNADPFPQAPRRGGQGQGSYFGGGSGRPGGRPQGGGFGGGRAAFGEQGGRPGGQPGKAKGPRQPDPLQTTFGFGGAGQPRRNRGGAMDHGMPRRRKG
- the rimP gene encoding ribosome maturation factor RimP — protein: MQLPELIETTVAGLGYELVDFERAERGLLRVYIDFTAEDAEEKGPITVEDCAKVSHQLSHVLTVENVPYERLEISSPGLDRPLRKLSDFERFAGSEAIVKLRMAVPGTGNRKSYQGILQEPEGEQLGIEFEGNEGPAVLNFTLADLDKARLVPQVDFRSRKA
- the nusA gene encoding transcription termination factor NusA, producing the protein MSREVLLLVDALAREKNVDKDVVFGALEFALAQATKKRYEGEVDIRVSIDRESGEFESFRRWHVVPDEAGLQLPDQEVLLFEAKEQIPDIEVDEYIEEPIESVEFGRRFAQDTKQVVLQRVRDAEREQILADFLERGDALVTGTIKRMERGDAIVESGKIEARLPRDQMIPKENLRIGDRVRAYILRVDRNMRGPQVILSRTAPEFIMKLFELEVPEIEQGMLEIKSAARDAGVRAKIAVYTADKRIDPIGTCVGMRGSRVQAVTGELGGERVDIVLWSDDPAQFVIGALAPANVSSIMVDEEKHAMDVVVDEENLAIAIGRSGQNVRLASELTGWKINIMTAEESADKVAQETAATRALFMEKLDVDQEVADILVEEGFSSLEEIAYVPISEMLEIEAFDEDTVNELRTRARDALVTEAIASEEGLEGMEEALVGLEGMDRVTAGKLGLAGIKTLEQFAGLAYDEFGAILALSTDRARELIKSEFEDVTDDEMKLVDAKYDDRAKALQGKAWAAAESAKA